A genomic window from Nocardia sp. BMG51109 includes:
- a CDS encoding TetR/AcrR family transcriptional regulator — protein sequence MPIEAVDEPPVLPVAEGHPERSDAARNRQLLLDAAEQLVREHGADGVTMDAVARRAGVGKGTVFRRFGNRAGLMLALLDQSERKLQGAYMFGPPPLGPGAPAAERLVAFGRARLAGIEVEGEMRRAADDPGRFSTAPYNVMRTHVALLLRDAGTEGDIPLLADALLGCLDAALVLHQTRVLGYTLDRIGDNWERLVRTVVPGRQYSDRHGELA from the coding sequence CTGCCCATCGAGGCGGTCGACGAGCCGCCGGTGCTGCCCGTCGCCGAGGGGCATCCCGAACGCAGCGACGCCGCCCGCAACCGGCAGCTGCTGCTGGACGCCGCCGAGCAACTGGTGCGCGAACACGGGGCCGACGGCGTCACCATGGACGCGGTCGCGCGCCGGGCGGGCGTCGGCAAGGGGACGGTGTTCCGGCGGTTCGGCAACCGCGCCGGGCTGATGCTGGCGCTACTGGATCAGTCCGAGCGAAAGTTGCAGGGCGCCTACATGTTCGGCCCGCCGCCACTGGGTCCCGGTGCGCCGGCGGCGGAGCGGCTGGTGGCGTTCGGCCGGGCCCGGCTGGCCGGAATCGAGGTCGAGGGCGAGATGCGCCGCGCCGCCGACGATCCCGGCAGGTTCTCCACCGCGCCCTACAACGTCATGAGAACCCATGTCGCCCTGCTGCTTCGGGACGCCGGGACCGAGGGCGACATACCCTTGCTGGCCGACGCCCTGCTGGGCTGCCTGGACGCCGCCCTGGTGCTGCACCAGACCCGGGTGCTCGGCTACACCCTGGACCGGATCGGCGACAACTGGGAGCGGCTCGTGCGGACCGTCGTCCCCGGACGTCAGTACAGTGACCGGCATGGGGAACTCGCGTGA
- a CDS encoding NAD(P)H-dependent oxidoreductase codes for MSQTRLLALVGSLRAASINRQLAEAAAHTAPEGVEVTIFEGLGDIPFYNEDIDVPGQVPGSATALREAVTAADGLLLFVPEYNATIPAVLKNAIDWASRPYGDGSLKGKPTAVVSASISQNAAKWAHGDTVKSAGIAGASVVESAHLHFGSIGQRFGESHPREDAEALTELAATVRDLAEAARARVDA; via the coding sequence ATGTCCCAGACCCGCCTCCTCGCACTGGTCGGCAGCCTGCGCGCCGCCTCGATCAACCGGCAACTCGCCGAGGCCGCCGCGCACACCGCTCCGGAGGGTGTCGAGGTCACGATCTTCGAGGGCCTCGGAGACATTCCTTTCTACAACGAGGACATCGATGTGCCCGGCCAGGTCCCCGGCTCCGCGACGGCGCTGCGGGAGGCGGTCACCGCCGCCGACGGTTTGCTCCTGTTCGTTCCCGAGTACAACGCCACCATTCCGGCCGTGCTCAAGAACGCCATCGACTGGGCCTCGCGGCCGTACGGCGACGGTTCGCTGAAGGGTAAGCCGACCGCCGTGGTCAGCGCCTCGATCAGCCAGAACGCCGCCAAGTGGGCGCACGGCGACACCGTCAAGTCGGCCGGTATCGCGGGTGCGTCGGTGGTGGAGAGCGCGCATCTGCACTTCGGCTCGATCGGCCAGCGGTTCGGCGAGTCGCATCCGCGCGAGGACGCCGAGGCGCTCACCGAGCTGGCGGCCACGGTGCGGGACCTGGCCGAGGCCGCACGGGCGCGGGTCGACGCCTGA
- the ykgO gene encoding type B 50S ribosomal protein L36, translating to MKVRNSLRSLKDKPGAQVVRRRGRTYVINKRDPRFKARQG from the coding sequence ATGAAGGTGCGCAACTCGCTGCGCTCGCTGAAGGACAAGCCCGGCGCTCAGGTCGTGCGGCGGCGCGGTAGGACGTATGTGATCAACAAGCGCGATCCGCGGTTCAAGGCGCGACAGGGCTGA
- a CDS encoding redoxin NrdH has protein sequence MTITVYTKPACVQCNATYRALDKAGVDYTAIDISEDPEARDYVMALGYLQAPVVVAGDEHWSGFRPDRIKSLLTQAA, from the coding sequence ATGACCATCACCGTGTACACCAAGCCCGCTTGTGTCCAGTGCAATGCCACCTACCGCGCGCTCGACAAGGCGGGTGTCGACTACACCGCCATCGACATCTCCGAGGACCCGGAGGCCCGCGACTACGTGATGGCGCTGGGCTACCTGCAGGCGCCCGTCGTCGTCGCCGGCGACGAGCACTGGTCGGGCTTCCGTCCCGACCGCATCAAGTCGCTGCTGACCCAGGCGGCCTGA
- the nrdI gene encoding class Ib ribonucleoside-diphosphate reductase assembly flavoprotein NrdI, whose protein sequence is MADLVYFSSASENTHRFVERLGLPAVRIPLHTAESLRVDEPYVLICPTYGGGRHVLGRDRSDKEFVPRQVAKFLNDPSNRALLRGVIAAGNTNFGDTYCYAGEVISRKAGVPYLYRFELMGTAEDVERVREGLGLFWQRQQHRPERRPA, encoded by the coding sequence GTGGCTGATCTGGTCTACTTCTCGAGCGCGTCGGAGAACACGCACCGCTTCGTCGAACGGCTGGGTCTCCCGGCCGTTCGCATTCCGCTCCACACGGCCGAATCGCTTCGCGTCGACGAGCCCTACGTGCTGATCTGCCCCACCTACGGGGGCGGTCGGCACGTCCTGGGCAGGGATCGATCGGATAAGGAATTCGTGCCCCGGCAGGTGGCCAAGTTCCTCAACGATCCGTCCAATCGCGCGTTGTTGCGTGGCGTCATCGCGGCCGGAAACACCAACTTCGGCGATACGTATTGCTATGCGGGAGAGGTGATCTCGCGCAAGGCCGGGGTGCCGTACCTGTATCGCTTCGAACTCATGGGAACCGCCGAGGACGTCGAGCGCGTCCGAGAGGGATTGGGATTGTTTTGGCAACGACAACAGCACCGGCCGGAAAGACGGCCCGCCTAG
- the nrdE gene encoding class 1b ribonucleoside-diphosphate reductase subunit alpha, whose translation MDYHALNAMLNLYGPGGEIQFDKDREAANQYFLQHVNQNTVFFHNLDEKLDYLVEENYYEAEVLDRYSRAFVKRLFQQAYDKKFRFPTFLGAFKYYTSYTLKTFDGKRYLERFEDRVCMVALTLAAGDETLAQELVEEIIDGRFQPATPTFLNSGKKQRGEPVSCFLLRIEDNMESIGRSINSALQLSKRGGGVALLLSNIREHGAPIKKIENQSSGVIPIMKLLEDSFSYANQLGARQGAGAVYLHAHHPDIYRFLDTKRENADEKIRIKTLSLGVVIPDITFELAKKNEDMYLFSPYDVERIYGVPFADIDVTEKYHEMVDDGRIRKTKINAREFFQTIAELQFESGYPYIMYEDTVNRANPVRGKITHSNLCSEILQVSTPSVFNDDLSYSVVGKDISCNLGSLNIAKTMDSPDFGKTVETSIRALTAVSDQTHIHSVPSIEQGNNESHAIGLGQMNLHGYLARERVHYGSDEGVDFTDMYFYTVAFHAIRASNKLAIERGQYFGGFPESKYASGEYFDKYTERAWEPKTERVRQIFADAGVHIPTQDDWRELKASVMAHGIYNQNLQAVPPTGSISYINHSTSSIHPVASKIEIRKEGKIGRVYYPAPYLDNDNLDYFEDAYEIGYEKIIDTYAAATQHVDQGLSLTLFFKDTATTRDVNRAQIYAWRKGIKTLYYIRIRQMALEGTEVEGCVSCML comes from the coding sequence ATGGACTACCACGCCCTCAACGCGATGCTGAATCTCTACGGCCCGGGCGGCGAGATCCAGTTCGACAAGGATCGCGAGGCCGCCAATCAGTACTTCCTGCAGCACGTCAACCAGAACACGGTCTTCTTCCACAACCTCGACGAGAAGCTCGACTATCTCGTGGAGGAGAACTACTACGAGGCCGAGGTGCTCGACCGGTACAGCCGGGCGTTCGTGAAGAGGCTGTTCCAGCAGGCCTACGACAAGAAGTTCCGGTTCCCGACCTTCCTCGGCGCGTTCAAGTACTACACCTCGTACACGCTGAAGACGTTCGACGGCAAGCGCTACCTGGAGCGCTTCGAGGACAGGGTGTGCATGGTCGCGCTGACCCTGGCCGCCGGCGACGAGACCCTCGCGCAGGAACTCGTCGAGGAGATCATCGACGGCCGCTTCCAGCCGGCCACCCCGACATTCCTCAATTCCGGCAAGAAGCAGCGCGGCGAGCCGGTCAGCTGCTTCTTGCTTCGCATCGAGGACAACATGGAGTCCATCGGGCGCTCCATCAACTCCGCGTTGCAGTTGTCCAAGCGTGGTGGCGGAGTGGCGTTGCTGCTGAGCAACATTCGTGAGCACGGGGCGCCGATCAAGAAGATCGAGAACCAGTCCTCGGGTGTCATTCCGATCATGAAGTTGCTGGAGGATTCGTTCTCCTACGCCAACCAGCTCGGCGCGCGGCAGGGTGCGGGCGCGGTGTACCTGCATGCCCACCACCCCGACATCTACCGGTTCCTCGACACCAAGCGGGAGAACGCGGACGAGAAGATCCGCATCAAGACGCTGTCGCTGGGCGTGGTGATCCCCGACATCACCTTCGAGCTGGCGAAGAAGAACGAGGACATGTACCTGTTCTCGCCGTACGACGTGGAGCGCATCTACGGCGTGCCGTTCGCCGATATCGACGTGACCGAGAAGTACCACGAGATGGTCGACGACGGGCGCATCCGCAAGACCAAGATCAACGCGCGCGAGTTCTTCCAGACCATCGCCGAGCTGCAATTCGAGTCGGGCTACCCGTACATCATGTACGAGGACACGGTGAACCGGGCGAACCCGGTCCGGGGCAAGATCACCCACTCCAACCTGTGCTCGGAGATCCTGCAGGTCTCCACGCCGTCGGTGTTCAACGACGATCTGTCCTATTCCGTTGTCGGCAAGGACATCTCGTGCAACCTGGGTTCGCTGAACATCGCCAAGACGATGGACTCGCCCGACTTCGGCAAGACCGTGGAGACGTCCATCCGGGCGCTGACCGCGGTGTCGGATCAGACCCACATCCACTCGGTGCCCTCGATCGAGCAGGGCAACAACGAATCCCACGCCATCGGCCTGGGCCAGATGAACCTGCACGGCTATCTGGCGCGCGAGCGGGTCCACTACGGATCCGACGAGGGTGTCGATTTCACCGACATGTACTTCTACACCGTCGCCTTCCACGCGATCCGGGCGTCGAACAAGCTGGCCATCGAGCGCGGGCAGTACTTCGGCGGCTTCCCCGAGTCGAAGTACGCCAGCGGTGAGTACTTCGACAAGTACACCGAGCGGGCGTGGGAACCGAAGACCGAGCGGGTCCGGCAGATCTTCGCCGACGCCGGGGTGCACATCCCGACCCAGGACGACTGGCGCGAGCTGAAGGCCTCGGTGATGGCGCACGGCATCTACAACCAGAACCTGCAGGCCGTGCCGCCGACCGGCTCGATCTCCTACATCAACCACTCCACCAGTTCGATCCACCCGGTGGCGTCGAAGATCGAGATCCGCAAGGAGGGCAAGATCGGGCGCGTCTACTACCCGGCGCCCTACCTGGACAACGACAACCTCGACTACTTCGAGGATGCCTACGAGATCGGCTACGAGAAGATCATCGACACCTACGCCGCGGCGACCCAGCACGTGGATCAGGGCCTGTCGCTGACGCTGTTCTTCAAGGACACCGCCACCACGCGCGATGTCAACCGGGCCCAGATCTACGCCTGGCGCAAGGGCATCAAGACCCTCTACTACATCCGGATCCGCCAGATGGCCCTGGAGGGAACCGAAGTCGAGGGCTGCGTCAGCTGCATGCTGTAG
- a CDS encoding response regulator yields MQEILGSVATLLWPVLFLLALLMFRTPVERVIRSAERREFTLRVGGQEIGMKELSEQQDNMIADLQRQLSKLRAEVASLRADPWAASAGPYPAPTEPPAAERSGELPPWLIPPQPGSEAAAEPSPGEEMPTVAAYRGPTDAEADGVPPASVGSPSNGYDTDGSPAAPADTGGTPPAADSGGVPSAAADSDGAPRSWPGTVGTAPWTPESTPPAGSDTGAPSAATDSDDAPRPWPDTGGTPPWTPGSTPSGSGALPTRNAPQYRSGFDGPPPAGADIETTQPVSGRPSSGGPELFPRSTPAGDVGRFAGAPGRGTPAGSPARGGSDSSVPGSGTPAGGSVLWVDDNPGNNALIADRLERNGVRVDVVGSTDDALRLLDRGYRYGAILSDWGRKEDGVRVPDAGRHLIEAVRDREITAPLIIYTSAYGASGPRQQAALEAGATLVTDSTTRLTGELADLGLLPG; encoded by the coding sequence GTGCAAGAGATACTCGGCTCCGTCGCCACCCTGCTGTGGCCGGTGTTGTTCCTGCTGGCACTGCTGATGTTCCGCACTCCGGTGGAGCGGGTGATCCGCTCGGCCGAGCGCCGGGAGTTCACGCTGCGCGTGGGCGGCCAGGAGATCGGCATGAAGGAACTGAGCGAGCAGCAGGACAATATGATCGCCGACCTGCAACGGCAGCTGAGCAAGTTGCGGGCGGAGGTCGCGAGCCTGCGGGCCGACCCGTGGGCCGCATCGGCCGGGCCGTACCCGGCGCCCACCGAACCGCCGGCCGCCGAACGCTCGGGAGAGCTGCCACCGTGGCTGATCCCGCCCCAGCCCGGGAGCGAAGCGGCCGCCGAGCCGAGCCCCGGCGAGGAGATGCCCACCGTAGCCGCCTATCGCGGCCCCACGGACGCCGAGGCCGACGGCGTACCGCCCGCTTCGGTCGGCTCACCGTCGAACGGGTACGACACCGATGGCAGCCCCGCCGCACCGGCCGACACCGGCGGCACGCCACCGGCAGCGGATTCCGGCGGGGTGCCCTCGGCTGCGGCCGATTCCGACGGCGCACCACGTTCCTGGCCCGGCACCGTCGGCACCGCGCCCTGGACACCCGAAAGCACGCCACCGGCCGGATCCGATACCGGGGCCCCCTCGGCTGCCACCGATTCCGACGACGCGCCACGTCCCTGGCCCGACACCGGCGGCACACCGCCCTGGACGCCCGGCAGCACGCCATCCGGATCCGGCGCTCTCCCGACCCGCAACGCACCGCAGTACCGGTCCGGCTTCGACGGCCCGCCCCCTGCCGGGGCCGACATCGAGACGACCCAGCCCGTGTCCGGCAGGCCATCGAGCGGAGGACCGGAGCTGTTCCCCCGCAGCACGCCTGCCGGAGATGTCGGCCGCTTCGCCGGCGCCCCGGGTCGGGGAACGCCCGCGGGGAGCCCCGCGCGCGGCGGATCTGACAGCTCGGTCCCGGGTTCCGGCACGCCCGCGGGGGGTTCGGTCCTGTGGGTGGACGACAATCCCGGGAACAACGCCCTCATCGCAGATCGCTTGGAGCGCAACGGCGTTCGCGTCGACGTCGTCGGCTCCACCGATGATGCCCTGCGACTGCTGGACCGGGGATACCGCTACGGGGCGATCCTGTCCGACTGGGGCCGGAAGGAGGACGGCGTGCGCGTCCCCGATGCGGGACGGCACCTGATCGAGGCGGTGCGCGACCGCGAGATCACCGCCCCGCTGATCATCTACACCAGTGCCTACGGCGCCTCGGGCCCGCGGCAGCAGGCGGCGCTGGAGGCCGGCGCCACCCTGGTGACCGATTCGACGACCCGCCTCACCGGGGAGCTGGCCGACCTCGGCCTGCTCCCCGGCTGA
- the mgtE gene encoding magnesium transporter: MSPTDLSVVAPALPAADTDTPQREIPQTEIPQTENPQPESAHGESLQDIVGGGRVEATLAWLDNHPPHLIADQLARMDAVQAGVAFRLLDKDRALAVFEELEPVDQQQILSGLRGHIFRELVEEMDPDDRARMLREAPAKVAKKVLAGLSPRERRMTAALLGYPEGSVGRYMTPEVVALPRKLTVAQALKVVRVKGTGAETVYTLPVVDLGRRLTGIVELRELVLGEPEAMVSDLVVTEPVFVRATDSAEKAARLMRETNLINLPVVDSEDRLVGLLTIDDAVEVIEAADSEDVARQAGAAPWAGHYMAAGVFQLARYRAMWLLLLLVAATLTVSVTDAFEATLSQAAHLALFIPLLIGAGGNAGAQAATSCVRALAVGEVRVSDLLRVIWRECRVGLVLGAMLATVGMVIGGLFVSAQIALVVGITLIIICGWAATIGGTMPLLAKKLRIDPAVISAPMVTTLVDATGLIIYFTTAKLVLGI; this comes from the coding sequence ATGTCGCCGACCGATCTTTCCGTCGTTGCTCCCGCGCTGCCCGCAGCCGACACCGACACCCCACAGCGCGAGATCCCACAGACCGAGATCCCACAGACCGAGAATCCACAGCCGGAATCCGCCCACGGCGAGTCCTTGCAGGACATCGTCGGCGGCGGCCGCGTGGAGGCCACCCTGGCGTGGCTGGACAATCATCCGCCGCACCTGATCGCCGACCAGCTCGCCCGCATGGACGCGGTGCAGGCCGGCGTGGCGTTCCGGCTGCTCGACAAGGACCGGGCGCTGGCGGTGTTCGAGGAACTCGAACCCGTCGACCAGCAGCAGATCCTCTCCGGCCTGCGCGGTCACATATTCCGCGAACTGGTCGAGGAGATGGACCCCGACGACCGCGCCCGCATGCTGCGGGAGGCGCCGGCCAAGGTCGCCAAGAAGGTGCTCGCCGGGCTGAGCCCGCGGGAGCGCCGGATGACCGCCGCCCTGCTCGGCTACCCGGAGGGCTCCGTCGGCCGGTACATGACGCCGGAAGTCGTTGCGCTGCCGCGGAAACTGACCGTCGCGCAGGCCCTGAAGGTAGTCCGGGTGAAGGGCACCGGCGCCGAGACGGTGTACACGCTGCCCGTGGTGGATCTGGGCCGGCGGCTGACCGGCATCGTCGAACTGCGTGAGCTGGTGCTCGGCGAGCCCGAGGCGATGGTGTCGGATCTGGTGGTCACCGAGCCGGTCTTCGTGCGCGCCACCGATTCCGCGGAGAAGGCCGCGCGGCTGATGCGCGAGACCAACCTGATCAACCTGCCGGTGGTCGACAGCGAGGATCGGCTGGTCGGGCTGCTGACCATCGACGACGCGGTCGAGGTCATCGAGGCGGCCGACAGCGAGGACGTGGCGCGGCAGGCCGGCGCCGCGCCGTGGGCCGGCCACTACATGGCGGCCGGGGTGTTCCAGCTGGCCCGGTACCGGGCGATGTGGTTGCTGTTGCTGCTGGTGGCCGCGACGCTGACGGTGTCGGTGACCGACGCGTTCGAGGCGACGCTGTCGCAGGCCGCGCATCTGGCGCTGTTCATCCCGCTGCTGATCGGTGCGGGCGGCAACGCGGGCGCCCAGGCGGCGACCTCGTGCGTGCGCGCCCTGGCGGTCGGCGAGGTCCGGGTTTCGGACCTGCTGCGGGTGATCTGGCGAGAGTGCCGGGTGGGCCTGGTGCTGGGCGCGATGCTGGCCACGGTCGGCATGGTCATCGGGGGTCTGTTCGTCAGCGCCCAGATCGCTCTCGTCGTGGGCATCACGCTGATCATCATCTGTGGCTGGGCCGCCACCATCGGCGGCACGATGCCGCTGCTGGCGAAGAAGTTGCGCATCGACCCGGCGGTGATCTCCGCGCCCATGGTGACCACTTTGGTCGACGCCACCGGGCTGATCATCTACTTCACCACCGCGAAGCTGGTGCTGGGCATCTGA
- the nrdF gene encoding class 1b ribonucleoside-diphosphate reductase subunit beta: MKLIDRVSAINWNRVPDEKDAEVWDRLVGNFWLPEKVPVSNDIPSWATLTAHEKQLTMRVFTGLTLLDTIQGTVGAVSLIPDALTPHEEAVYTNIAFMESVHAKSYSSIFSTLCSTREIDDAFRWSEENRNLQRKAEIVLDYYNGDEPLKRKVASTLLESFLFYSGFYLPMYWSSRAKLTNTADLIRLIIRDEAVHGYYIGYKYQKGLEELTGAEQDELKNYTFELLFELYENEVEYTQDLYDEVGLTEDVKKFLRYNANKALMNLGYEGLFPKDETEVNPAILSALSPNADENHDFFSGSGSSYVIGKAVNTEDEDWDF; this comes from the coding sequence GTGAAGCTGATCGACAGAGTGTCCGCGATCAATTGGAATCGGGTGCCCGACGAGAAGGATGCCGAGGTCTGGGACAGGCTGGTCGGCAACTTCTGGCTGCCGGAGAAGGTCCCGGTGTCCAACGACATCCCGTCGTGGGCCACGTTGACCGCGCACGAAAAGCAGCTGACCATGCGGGTTTTCACCGGTCTGACGCTGCTGGACACCATCCAGGGCACGGTCGGCGCGGTGAGCCTGATCCCGGACGCGCTGACCCCGCACGAGGAGGCGGTGTACACCAACATCGCGTTCATGGAGTCGGTGCACGCCAAGAGCTACAGCTCGATCTTCTCCACGCTGTGCTCCACCCGCGAGATCGATGACGCCTTCCGCTGGTCGGAGGAGAACCGCAACCTGCAGCGCAAGGCCGAGATCGTCCTCGACTACTACAACGGTGACGAGCCGCTGAAGCGCAAGGTGGCCTCCACGCTGCTGGAGAGCTTCCTGTTCTACTCCGGTTTCTACCTGCCGATGTACTGGTCCTCGCGGGCCAAGCTCACCAACACCGCCGACCTGATCCGCCTGATCATCCGCGACGAGGCGGTGCACGGCTACTACATCGGCTACAAGTATCAGAAGGGCCTGGAGGAGCTCACCGGCGCCGAACAGGACGAGCTGAAGAACTACACCTTCGAGCTGCTGTTCGAGCTGTACGAGAACGAGGTCGAATACACCCAGGATCTCTACGACGAGGTCGGCCTGACCGAGGACGTCAAGAAGTTCCTGCGCTACAACGCCAACAAGGCGCTGATGAACCTCGGCTACGAGGGCCTGTTCCCCAAGGACGAGACCGAGGTGAACCCGGCCATCCTCTCCGCTCTCTCACCGAACGCCGACGAGAACCACGACTTCTTCTCCGGTTCGGGGTCGAGCTATGTCATCGGCAAGGCCGTGAACACCGAGGACGAGGACTGGGACTTCTAG